DNA from Salvelinus alpinus chromosome 17, SLU_Salpinus.1, whole genome shotgun sequence:
CACCAAATGTTGCTTTGATGTCAAGTAGGCTCATAAGGTCAGCGGGTCTGACCAACAGTAGGTCAGCAATATAGGCTTATCATGAGACTTTTCTGTTAAAATCATGACTGGTAGATTTGATTGAATCCAAATTCCATATCCCAAAACATGCATTCAAAAAGCACATTGACAGAAAATGCAAACATGAATTGAAAGAAATCTATAGACTTAACTATAGTGACGTGAAAGCAATCATCCTAAATAAACAATGTCTGATAGTTCCGAGTACAGACCAGAGGCAAAAGACAAGCTAGTGAATAAATTgaactgttgttgtttttgtcttgGTGAatatagctacctagctagcctaGCATGGCAGCTAACCGTTAGTCCATTCTTACCTTTCTCAATGGTGTTGCTTACTTTCCCAAAGAATGTGTACCGGTGAAGTTACCAAGTCATGTCCATTAGCACTTGATTCGATTCGCTGGCTATGCGGTGTTGtttgatagcagctagctagcttacgttagctagctctgaacttgtaaaaaaaaatctctctGTAAAAATCCCAATTCATCTGTCAATGCTGTCAAATAGTCTGTCCTGTATGCTTGCAGTACAGTCTCCGTGTCTGGTAGCTGGCTGGTTAAAGTACATTTTGTATCAAACTTTTCAGTGAGCTCTTGCTAACTACTGTTAGCCCAGTGTGAATCATACACCTCACTCAGGCAACCTTCTCTGCGCCCCGCTGTTGCCCTCTGAGTGCCTGCTTCCACTAGTTAACGTTACAGAATTACCGTACAAAGGCAAAATTGGCTTTATCGTAAAaattaatgaaaacaaaaatgtgctttttagtcttaatttaaggtttgggttagcattagattagcagtgtggttacggttatggttaggtttaaaatcaaaaTTGAAGAATATAAATGTTAGAAATAGGcgaggtttatgactttgtggctgtggtaactagtgactaCCCTGAGTTCCcctcattttacattttagtaatttagcagacctacagttagtgcattcattttaagatagccaggtgagacaacacatcacaatCATATCAAGTACATTTTACCCCAACAAAATATTTATCAGCAAAGTCAATGCTAGTGAAAAAATAGAGGGGTGACATGGGATTACTTTGGAAGGTTGAACACCGGTGGTCACGGGAGAAGAGGAATAAGAGGTTAAAGAGAATAAGGAAAGCAGAGATTTGAATTTGTGGAAGATGgcgattttttttctccagatgTGGTGTCGAAGAAGATTGGTGTCAAGTGCAAAATGAGTGAGCCATGTGCAAGACCATGACTAGGACCGTTGAGCTAACGGGCAGTAATATGATTAGCATGATTTTGTAAGTAATagccaactttccaggacataaacatgtcttatatgggcagaaagcttaaattcttgttaatctaactgaactgtccaatttacagttgctattacagtgaaatgttatgctattgtttgaggagagtgcacaacaacaacaaaaaaggtatCATGGCAacaggtttgatacattcacctctgaaggtaaataatgtacttacattcagtaatcttgctctgatttgtcatcctgaagGTCCCAGATATAAAATGTAgcagttttgtttgataaaatcaatttttatattcaaatgtggGAACTGGGTTCAACAGTtggaacccctgctgtctctggctccacacccaccccgcccggccatctagatgtgtgaaagttaatgtataagctaatgatctatcatgtatgacattcctgggagtgtgtaaacttaaatgttGTGTTACCATataatttttgtatgttctctagttatgtacttgaaattaaatcaattgaccaatttggcacatttgggcagacttgataagAAATATTGTCCAGTATTGCAATGCTTTACTGGATCTATCTGAAACTTTGCGCGCACACTGCATCATCTAAATTGCACCCaaactgcaatattatattatggtctttctcttgcatttcaaagatgatggaacaatttttttttaaacgcatgtttttttgtttgtattatcttttaccagatctaatgtgttatattctcctacattacacatttccacaaacttcaaagtgtttcctttcaaatggtatcaagcatatgcatatccttgcttcaggtactgagctacaggcagtttgatttgggtatgtcattttaggtgaaaatccTTGCCTTTTGGCGGATCCATGTGCGGTTTCAGGGTGGCTAGGAAAGAAGTTGGGAGCAGTTGAATCAGTGAAGGTAACCTAAAGTGGACTTGTGATATTTTCTTTGGACCAGAGGGAGCGGGCGCTCCATGTCAAGCAACTTGGGCCAAGATCTGTTTCTTGCTTTGCACTTAGGAATAGGGCATCATTGAATGGAGTGATTTCTGGGGCAGTGTTAAGTGTGCAGGTGGAGAAGTTgaagattcctggtgtttgtgatgcCTGCCGTTTGCTGCAACACAGACCCGGTGGGGAAACTGTCAGTCCTTTTTGAGTTTTGAGTCTTTTTACCTGACAAAGTCTTGTTAGGATATATCAGTTATCCCGTTAGAGCATTTGTGCCGAATCCATTGCGGCTATGGTCATGtcacagcagtgtgtaggagggagattccaagatgtgggaagtgtgcaggagTGCATGAGATAGAGGATTGTGTAGTTTCGGGGAATAAAGTTGTGTGTCAACTGTAGGGGTGCAcatgttgctggggatcggaagtgtccggtgcgagagaggcaggtggagctggccagagtcagagtagtgcagaatgtgttgtatgctgaggcagtgaagaaagtagaggaggatgCGTCAACGGTGAGAGATCCTGAGAGGATGCCTGTGAGGAGTGGATATGTGCCAGCAACAGAGGGATAGGCCATCGAAGGATACACTGTATGCTTTAGTAAGGTTGGCCTCTTAGCGTTCATaacaatggttatcaactgtaccacagaaatggaatgtaaatcacaaaaaatagatgttgtggtggcagctgcagagaagtatttgtgtatacgagatttgacttcagaagagttacagggtgtgtgaagtggtggtgtcccgtcctcccaggcAAGTGGCATGAACCAGATAGGTTCAAAATAGTGGAATGGGATGGtgataaaaatatttaaaaaatgaaatagtGAAAAataggtgtagggttagttggtggtgcatattatttcttaatttttccccctttttatttttgtataaCAAAATGTAAGGTGATTGAACACACACTACAGTAGATGGCGGCATGCACAAACAAAATATGTGAACGACATGATACCGAAGAAGAAGAATGTCGAACACCAGGCggctgcggcattctggataagttgcaggggtttgatggcacaagcggggagcccatcTAACAGAGAGTTCCAGTAGTCTGGATGGGAGATGgtaagtgcctggattaggacctgtgccgcttcctgttgtagagcatgaacctacaggagcAAGTCACTGccttgatgtttgcagagaacaacaGAGTGTTGTCATGCCAAGGTTCTTTGTACTCATAtctgtcattcagagggtgaatgggcaagacaaaatatttaagtgtcttttaAACTGGGAATGGTACTGGGTGCCAGGCAcgctggtttgtgtcaagaactgcaacgctgctgggtctttcacgctcaacagtttcctgtgtgtatcaagaattgttcaccacccaaaggacatccagtgaacttgacacaactgtggaaagcattggagtcaacatgggccagcatccctgtggaacgctttcgacaccttgtagagtccatgccccgacgaatttaggctgttgagggcaaaagggagtgcaactgaatattaggaaggtgttcctaatattttgtacactcagtgtaaataaTGCAATGGATGCACTCAAATAAAAAGGAAGAGAATACCCTGAATTAGACACAAACATTGAGAAACTGCCACGTCAATGTTGCATAATATGTAGGTAAGGTAGGCACCCCAGAAAGAGCCTTGATCTCAACATGTCTGTTGACTTACAACGGAAACAGGAAATAGACACCACAGAAGCAGTTTGCATTAGTTTCCCTCTACAAATCAGTCTTCTCTGTTTGTATATCGAGCCCAACCCGTTATCATTTGATAATACTTTTAATGGAGACAGACAAAGTGGCGAGCAAAAACTAGATTCCAAACCATTTAATCTGGTCCACCAGCCAGCTCAATTGAGCCTGGGGACGAGGTTACATATATTAAATATTCATAGTGGTGCATTATGGTTCTTTCATTCTTCATTAAAACATGGAGATCTGTTATAACATACTGTGAGTTAAGGTGAGAGAATAATACAAACTTTTAAAAAGTTAATACAATTACAAAAATGTTTGTGGGAGAACATTTGAACAGCTGTAAACAGAGTGTTTACTTTGCCTTTACCCTACCCAGCAATCCCATTGACAGAAAGTTCACCTCAAAATATGATTTCATACTAAAAGGTTCTCCACCTTGCTTTttcattacaaaaaacacaaacaaaataaACAGTTGATGAGTTAGGAAGAGAAGCACCATATGATCCTCAGGGAATGTCCATGTCTCCGTTAGACGCCTGAGAGAGACgcctctcaactctctctccttcacacccCGACTCTGCACTGCTGCTGTTGTCCACGTTTTCCTTGCTCTCCTCGTCCTGCTCCTCAGACCTCTGTCTCAGACGCAAACCGGGATCTCTCTGGGATGGGATCTGGAAGCTGGAGAAAGAACCCCCTCCTGATGGTCTCTTCTCTAGAACCATGGGAGGGAGATCAGGAGACAGAAcaacaaacatttattttaacaTATATGGCGCTGAAGAAACAATGTCATCAAAGAGAACCAGGGTTATCTGCAGCAAAAATATCAGTCACCCCCTGAAATGTAATTTGTCTAACTTGAAGCTGTTTAACTTTGGCAAAGATAGGAGACAGATCCATGTGATTCTGTGTCTGCCATGCAGGGAGAGTGGTGGCATGTCACCTGGTAAGGGGGGAATGAGTAGAGCCAGGGGGTTTCAGTTCAAAATATGATTAAGATCAATAAAATAGAAATGCACGAACGCGTCTTGTCTAAACTATGTTTGAGGAAGACGTCTTCTAAAAGGAGCTTGACAAACCCCAGCTGCAACCACAGTGAGAAAGAGGGACACTTCTGAAGACCTTTAGCATACTGTATAGTATACACCTACTACTGTAGGTCTTATCCACTACATGCTCTTTGTGCATAGTTAAAAGCCACCCAAACCACAAGGAAACGTAGGCTTATTCTAGTGACCTGATTTCATAAGTCCTGGCTGAGCACTTAGCAGTGTacccatcccaaatggcacccgattccatttatagtgcagtATTTTTGACCGGTCAAAATTTGGGACACGACCAGTGTTTATGTTGCAGATCGTGACTACCCCCTCCTTGCTTCGTCTCCGCCTCAAACATGATAATATATCAAACCTTAGCTTTCTGTGTAAGTTTTTTTTATAGTCAATGAAGACACTGATGTGGTGTGACGTAGCCTACCTCCTGGTCCAATAGGACGCATCAGTCGGTTCATCTGAACATTCCAGTGTTTGACATTGGTGCTGGCCTGGCGAAGCTTCCTCTGGGCAGCCTATAAGAACACAAGACGGATTGAAACATCCCCCGCAAACACAGTAAAACGTACTTAATTCTCTCACTATCTCCTGCAATCCCATCCCTGATCACATCCCACTTGGCAAAACTGGttcaatcaacgttgtttccacttcATTTCAACCCAGAAAATCTGTGACGACATTGAATCAATGTGGGAAACTAATTAGCTCAACCAagacattttgtatttttttctaccAACTTTTAACCGAAagccaatgacatggtgaatatTTTACATTTCATGTTAAATTCACcatagttgacaactcaaccaaatgtaaatcaaaactagacgtctgtgcccagtgggatgtgatACCCAAATAGCCAGGGCTGTTTTGAAGTACCATTAACGGTGTGTGGATAGGCTACTCATCACTATATAACTATAACATTATGCACAGGTATTTATATTATATAGTGTATCTCTGTACTTACCACAACGTCCTGGTCGACCCTGTAGCGGTTGGCCCTGACCTCCTCCAGCTGCTTTTGGGCCTCCTCAAGAGCGCGGGACTTGTTCTCCATCTCTTGCCTTAGCTCCTGCTTCTCCCTCTGGGTCTTCAGGATgtactcctcctgctcctcttgcAGCGTCATCAGGGCCTTCAtcttgtcctcctcctcagacagcAAACTGTACAATAAACGTATATGACAAATAGAAAATCTTTAACTGGAAGACATACAGTAGATATGGCATTGTGTGGTAAGAAGTTGGACGAGACACATttaatgtttttagaaatgtgacCCGTGCAAACTCTTGACCTCGCAATCATCTCTCAAAAAGTGTCCAGTAAAACACAGGCGTCCTCCAAGGCTGTTGCTTATCTCCATTACTTTtcattatatactgtacaatgttatgtacattttttaaaagcaTATATGAGCCTTTGTAATGTCTTATTACTTCATATTTGTATGCTATATTTGCCTTGTCTGAGTGTTTGTGATCTTTGAGACAAGCAGAGAGCTTGGCGCTTGGTATTTGCAGTCACAAAATGAAATGGAACAGGTTAGGATCTGTATGTTTCCCATCGAGCAGTCAGTGAATAAATGCAACAAAGCACACGGCTTATTCTTACATGTAGGATTGTGACAGACACACCATGAACACCCTGTCAGTGTCAACAGATCCTACAGATCATAGCTAGACAACTTCCTCTGTTAAACTCAACTTCCTCAGGAACCTAACTAATGCAACAGCCTCTCTTCAACAGCAATTGGCTTCTCTTAACAccatctgtctctctgctgtgtacTGTGCTCTGTAAAAAGACATTACGTGCCAACTTGGTGCCTTCTCACACGATGACAGCAAGCCCTAAGATGAGCCTATGTCTTGTAAGCAAAGTAGTGAGGGTACTAGGTTTGTGAGTCAGTGTGAGCGAAACAATGTCTTGAGTGTGTCCAGCAACCTGCCCTCAGCCTGTGTGTGTATGCGAgagtgtgtttgcgtgcgtgcgtgcgtgcgtgggtaactgcctacctgtgtgtgtgtgtgtgtgtgtgtgtgtgtgtgtgtgtatccctttACCCAGTCTGTGCGTATCGAAAGACCTCTTCGTCCTGCCGAGCTTTGATCTCCTGCTGTAGAGCCTCCTCCAGACTTGTCTGCATCTCCTCCAGCTCCTTGATCCTCTTCCTCTGCCGCtccgcctcctcctccttcagAACCATCTCTGCCTGCATGGTGGCCCGCGACTGGAAGAGGAGACCCACATCAGCATGGAACATCTAAAcacccactcctccagtctgaaTCAACCTCCACCCTTCTCCTGCGCGACACAGGTAAACATTGTGCGGTCGTCACTCTCCTCCATGCAACCacactcctctcttccctccaccctcctcccctgtacacttcctccacccctcccccctcccagtTCCCACCTCCTTTGCCTCGCGGAGCTGCACCTCCAGGGCCTGTTGCATCTCCTCATGATGCTGGCGCCGCCTCATCTCGTCCTGCTCCAGGAGGGCTTGGGCCTGCCTCTGCGCCTCCTTTAGGAGCTCCAGCTCGGCCAGCTTACGCTCCTTCTCCTCCTGCAGGGCCTGAAAACGTTGCTGCTCCTGCTCCTTGGCCAGCCGCCTCTTCTCCCgctgctccctctgctccctcctcttCAGCTTCAGGTCCTTGTGGAGAGAGGTCTTCCCTTCAGTGTGTAGACGGATGGCTGTCTGAATGGCTGGGGGTGAAGGGAGGGACAGGATGTCAGTACTCAGTATATGCTTACTGCTTGACTTTGAATAATCAACCCAGTAATCAACCCAACATATAGGGCAGGGGGAATCGTTGCCTTCACTACTTTTGTCATCAGTATGATAGCTGTTACAAGCTTGGTAATTCATCATATCCCTAAATAATTGTGTCAACAATGTGTAAATGCTCAATAAATAAATTATTGATCGTGATACCTGCAGTCCATTCCTGTCTCTGCTTGGTGTCCGAGGCACTCATCTCGTAGGTCTTGGACAGAGTTTTCAGACAGAACATACACCTCTTTCCATCCCGGTCTGGCAGCACCTGATCAACAGGAGAAGTACTCATTGTGACACATTAGcacaatgtatatatattttttgtacatTCATTGTAAATCTATTTCTATTTTCAGCTTTTTCAAATGAAGCATATGAGGGAGGGATGTGTTAAccctgtagctctgattgaataAGTTATTCCTATCTGTCACCCATTCTCAAAAAGGAGCAGGCCCATCTCAGCTGTGCCTGTCCCCACTGCCCCACCCCAGGTCCCACCCCACCTCAAGCCCAGCCTACCTCCACACAGCAGTTCCCATCCAGAGCAATGCTTCCCTGGCGCTCCTTGCGGTCCTCACTGGTGTAGTAATCCAGGGTAATCGGCCTCAGGGTGAACCAGCGCTCCTTCCAGTTCCTCCTCAGCTGACTCTTTTTCCACAGGTACCCCTGTAGGCAACACAGTTAACCCACACAGAACTGACACAATCAACACACGTCACTGAAACAGAATTGAAGGTCACAGGCAGATAGCAAGAaattcagacagacaggcagacagtataGAGATGCTGTATTGTTGTTCTGTTGTTTTTAAGTACCCTACCTCTTTGAGGACATCAGCAACTATCTCCCTGTAGACCTCCTCTATGGCCATGCTGGTGATTTCCTGGCCCATGCCTCTGGTTATCTTCCCAGTGTTCATCATCTCCAGGAAGGACCAGACAGTGAAACCATTCTGTTGCACTGCATCCTGGGAGATGAAGTCTTCCAGCTCCACACAGTTGAGCTCAACACTCATGGCCATGCAAATCTTCTTCAGGAGGTATTCCACCTGAATAATTCAAACAAAACACAAATATTTTGTTTGTAAAAGGGATGCAATTGGTATATGGGGGGAATggttgcctttcaattgttttgtAATTGGTTTATAATCCGAGTATCAATCTCGATCTCGTTTATTTTAATAGTCTGTCACGACTCACAAGATAATATTTGGATGATAATGTAACCTATGCTTTTGTTTTCAGTGAAACCACCCCGACTGCTGGCTGTTACTCTGAGGCAGTGTAGTGCCCTGCTCTGAAATCTGTGGCTTATCACAATCATACTGCCAACACCGGTTGTGAAAAACAGACTACAGGCTGAAACCAAAGCCATGCTACAAGTGACATACAAGCCCATATTTAGGTACTGAAAGACACACAGCAATCAGTAGGAAGAGAAGCATTCCTCACAGATTTCCTATATTTAGCAACCTgctctcagagcatttcgtattattctatACGTAATTCTGATACTATTTCGTAtgatactgtatgatactgtatgacccgttcctgtaggttcatgctctacaacattcgcagagtacgaccctgcctcacacaggaagcggcgcaggtcctaatccaggcacttgtcatctcccgtctggattactgcaactcgctgttggctgggctccctgcctgtgcgattaaacccctacaactcatccagaacgccgcagcccgtctggtgttcaaccttcccaagttctctcacgtcaccctgctcctccgctctctccactggcttccagttgaagctcgcatccgctacaagaccatggtgcttgcctacggagctgtgaggggaacggcacctccgtaccttcaggctctgatcaggccctacacccaaacaagggcactgcgttcatccacctctggcctgctcgcctccctacctctgaggaagtacagctcccgctcagcccagtcaaaactgttcgctgctctggcaccccaatggtggaacaaactcccccacgacgccaggtcagcggaatcaatcaccaccttccggagacacctgaaaccccacctctttaaggaatacctaggataggataaagtaatccttctaacccccccccccccccccttagagttagatgcactattgtaaagtggttgttccactggacatcataaggtgaatgcaccaacttgtaagtcgctctggataagagcgtctgctaaatgacttaaatgtaaatgtaaatgtaatgttacgttttgtatgttatgtattaatttgtggatgtccattacGTAtgttatgttacaaattacaatttatattatatgttacgaatttgcaaaacatataatatgttacaaattctagctGGATggttaggtggctaacgttagtaaTCTGGTTAACATTAGCGAGActaggggttaggttaggggttaagtttaggagttaggttaaagggttaggggaagggttagctaacatgctaagtagttgcaaagtagctcaaaagtaataagtagttgaaaagttgctaaaattgtccatgatgagatacGAATTCaaactttgggttgctagatgttcgcGGTCACGCACgcccaaccaccctactttcgtttttgccttaagtaaccataccaaatgtaacatatcatactgatttacatttactatgttacgtctagtctatgagagcAGGCTGTATAGAGGTTTGGCAGATaaatactacatttacatttaagtaa
Protein-coding regions in this window:
- the LOC139542137 gene encoding differentially expressed in FDCP 6 homolog isoform X2 translates to MDLRSELLKSIWYGFTALDLEKSGKVSKSQLKVLSHNLCTVLSIPHDPVALEEHFRDDDDGPVSSQGYMPYLNKYILDKVEYLLKKICMAMSVELNCVELEDFISQDAVQQNGFTVWSFLEMMNTGKITRGMGQEITSMAIEEVYREIVADVLKEGYLWKKSQLRRNWKERWFTLRPITLDYYTSEDRKERQGSIALDGNCCVEVLPDRDGKRCMFCLKTLSKTYEMSASDTKQRQEWTAAIQTAIRLHTEGKTSLHKDLKLKRREQREQREKRRLAKEQEQQRFQALQEEKERKLAELELLKEAQRQAQALLEQDEMRRRQHHEEMQQALEVQLREAKESRATMQAEMVLKEEEAERQRKRIKELEEMQTSLEEALQQEIKARQDEEVFRYAQTGLLSEEEDKMKALMTLQEEQEEYILKTQREKQELRQEMENKSRALEEAQKQLEEVRANRYRVDQDVVAAQRKLRQASTNVKHWNVQMNRLMRPIGPGEKRPSGGGSFSSFQIPSQRDPGLRLRQRSEEQDEESKENVDNSSSAESGCEGERVERRLSQASNGDMDIP
- the LOC139542137 gene encoding differentially expressed in FDCP 6 homolog isoform X1 is translated as MDLRSELLKSIWYGFTALDLEKSGKVSKSQLKVLSHNLCTVLSIPHDPVALEEHFRDDDDGPVSSQGYMPYLNKYILDKVEEGCFVKEQVDELCWTLTAKKNYKPVKDNKNVLPGKDAFHLWSLFNFLSEDKYPLVMVPDEVEYLLKKICMAMSVELNCVELEDFISQDAVQQNGFTVWSFLEMMNTGKITRGMGQEITSMAIEEVYREIVADVLKEGYLWKKSQLRRNWKERWFTLRPITLDYYTSEDRKERQGSIALDGNCCVEVLPDRDGKRCMFCLKTLSKTYEMSASDTKQRQEWTAAIQTAIRLHTEGKTSLHKDLKLKRREQREQREKRRLAKEQEQQRFQALQEEKERKLAELELLKEAQRQAQALLEQDEMRRRQHHEEMQQALEVQLREAKESRATMQAEMVLKEEEAERQRKRIKELEEMQTSLEEALQQEIKARQDEEVFRYAQTGLLSEEEDKMKALMTLQEEQEEYILKTQREKQELRQEMENKSRALEEAQKQLEEVRANRYRVDQDVVAAQRKLRQASTNVKHWNVQMNRLMRPIGPGEKRPSGGGSFSSFQIPSQRDPGLRLRQRSEEQDEESKENVDNSSSAESGCEGERVERRLSQASNGDMDIP